A genomic stretch from Poecilia reticulata strain Guanapo linkage group LG20, Guppy_female_1.0+MT, whole genome shotgun sequence includes:
- the dcaf11 gene encoding DDB1- and CUL4-associated factor 11, translated as MGSQSSSGMSCGRGSSSGNPGDQSEAAEPNQNQSNSSSSSGSSSRGRRTADRQQSDRQSAFEEDVDLAEVLAYLLRRGQVRVVHGHEATGLQLVQSYSDSDEDSDGAWDGRLGDRYNPPVDSQPDTQEVDRSEIRTQILLATASSALKSRHSFTNMLTEREQGRCRGSSFSHGECSRIRTHFLPNYVSHKDTYLQKAFCGVYSEEGNMFLSACQDQNIRLYDTTRGRFHLQRTVKARDVGWSVLDVCFTPDARNVLYSSWSDYIHLCSIDGDSENHTALDLNPDERRFCVFSLAASTDGKEILGGANDGCLYVFDLEQNKRTLKIDAHEDDVNAVAFADSSSQLLFSGSDDALCKVWDRRTLREDRPQPVGQLAGHRDGVTFIHSKGDARYLISNSKDQSIKLWDVRKFSPKEGLAASRLAVTQQNWDYRWQQVPQRALKKHKLTGDTSVMTYRGHGVLHTLIRCRFSPEFSTGQRFIYSGCSTGKIVIYDVLTGMVVSRLSGHDACVRDVSWHPYDDKIISSSWDGAVRMWEHRQTHPLEEEREEKR; from the exons ATGGGCTCGCAGTCCAGTTCTGGGATGTCTTGTGGAAGGGGCTCTTCCAGTGGCAACCCAGGAGACCAGTCTGAAGCAGCAgaaccgaaccagaaccagagcaacagcagcagtagtagcggcagcagcagccgAGGCCGCAGGACGGCTGACAGGCAGCAGAGCGACCGGCAGTCCGCTTTCGAGGAGGACGTCGATTTAGCTGAAGTGCTGGCTTACCTACTGAGAAG GGGCCAGGTCAGAGTGGTCCATGGCCATGAAGCTACTGGACTGCAGCTGGTCCAGTCGTACTCCGACTCCGATGAGGACAGCGACGGAGCCTGGGACGGGCGGCTGGGCGACCGCTACAATCCGCCAG TGGACTCCCAGCCCGACACACAGGAAGTGGACCGCAGTGAGATCCGAACGCAGATCCTCCTGGCTACTGCCTCATCCGCCTTAAAAAGCCGACACAGTTTCACCAACATGCTCACAGAG AGAGAACAAGGCAGATGTAGAGGCTCCAGTTTTTCACATGGAGAGTGCAGCCGTATTCGCACACA ttttctgccaAACTACGTGTCCCACAAGGATACTTACCTGCAGAAAGCTTTTTGTGGAGTGTACAGTGAAGAGGGCAACATGTTCCTCTCCGCCTGCCAAG ACCAGAATATCCGCCTGTACgacaccaccagggggcgcttcCACCTGCAGCGGACGGTGAAGGCGCGTGACGTGGGCTGGAGCGTGCTGGACGTCTGCTTCACTCCGGACGCTCGCAACGTGCTCTACTCCAGCTGGTCTGATTACA TTCATTTGTGCAGTATAGATGGAGACAGTGAAAACCACACCGCCCTGGACCTCAA TCCAGATGAGAGGAGGTTCTGCGTGTTCTCGCTGGCTGCGTCAACAGATGGCAAAGAGATTCTGGGCGG agcaAACGACGGCTGCCTTTACGTTTTTGATCTTGAGCAGAATAAACGAACTTTGAAG ATCGATGCCCACGAGGACGACGTGAACGCGGTGGCGTTCGCCGATAGCTCGTCCCAGCTGCTCTTTTCTGGCAGCGACGATGCTCTGTGCAAGGTGTGGGACAGACGGACGCTGCGAGAGGACAGGCCGCAGCCCGTCGGACAGCTGGCCGGCCACAGAGATGGCGTCACCTTCATCCACAGCAAG GGCGACGCTCGCTATCTCATTAGCAACTCGAAGGACCAGTCCATCAAGCTGTGGGACGTTCGGAAATTCTCACCCAAAGAGGGTTTGGCTGCCTCCCGCCTGGCAGTCACCCAACAAAACTGGGACTACCGCTGGCAGCAGGTTCCCCAGAGAG CCttgaagaaacacaaactgacTGGCGACACCTCGGTGATGACCTACCGCGGCCACGGCGTTCTGCACACGCTCATCCGCTGCCGCTTCTCGCCGGAGTTCAGCACCGGGCAGAGGTTCATCTACTCCGGCTGCTCCACGGGAAAAATCGTCA tcTACGACGTCCTGACTGGCATGGTGGTGTCCAGGTTGTCGGGTCATGACGCGTGTGTGAGGGACGTCAGCTGGCACCCCTATGATGACAAAATCATCAGCAGCTCT TGGGACGGAGCAGTGCGCATGTGGGAGCACAGACAAACCCACCCGCTGGAGGAAGAGCGGGAAGAGAAGAGATGA
- the fitm1 gene encoding fat storage-inducing transmembrane protein 1 has protein sequence MDPNTENSLKSFGAEVNLEKLQKVAAELILPGRFILKPLCAALELVIRLLAWVLGCSLVRRHFHLMLSGLVLFGPLLSFWVSRYSIFANGNHYLYRKFLRSTWGWTCILTGSFVALLTFSARRSVSLTLRHLSRIGLAGLLWWGCRRLLTLLEDAAGACYEPLAPAQDAHSAPAPGQPLLLLHENQSKASCLKANMMWRGYEVSQETLVLCLCCLLLVEELSVFGCHLAQERRLHRSPSSPLGVLFLLCVVLLVIWLVLLLCLLAYFPAWPSQQLGGALGYLGWRGLYQGWYRLTPSQGSPGLPGEALFTGRL, from the exons ATGGATCCAAACACCGAAAACTCCTTGAAAAGCTTCGGGGCAGAAGTCAACttggaaaagctgcagaaggTAGCGGCGGAGCTGATTCTCCCGGGCAGATTCATCCTCAAACCTCTGTGCGCCGCTCTGGAGTTGGTGATCCGGCTGCTGGCCTGGGTTTTAGGATGCAGCCTGGTCCGGAGGCATTTCCACCTCATGCTGTCAGGGCTGGTCCTCTTTGGGCCTCTGCTGAGCTTCTGGGTGTCCAGGTACAGCATCTTCGCCAACGGCAACCACTACCTGTACAG GAAGTTCCTCAGGTCTACTTGGGGCTGGACCTGCATCCTCACAGGCTCCTTCGTCGCCCTCCTAACCTTCTCGGCCCGCCGCTCCGTCTCCCTCACCCTGCGCCACCTATCTCGGATCGGCCTCGCTGGTCTGCTGTGGTGGGGCTGCCGGCGCCTTCTGACCCTGCTGGAGGACGCAGCTGGTGCCTGCTACGAACCCCTGGCGCCCGCCCAGGACGCCCACAGCGCCCCCGCCCCGGGGCAGCCTCTGCTACTGCTGCACGAAAACCAGAGCAAGGCGTCGTGCCTCAAGGCCAACATGATGTGGAGAGGGTACGAAGTGTCGCAGGAAACGCTCGTCCTCTGCCTGTGCTGCCTGCTGCTTGTGGAGGAACTGTCCGTATTCGGTTGCCACCTGGCGCAGGAGAGGCGTCTTCATAGGTCCCCTAGCTCTCCGTTGGgagtcctcttcctcctctgtgtaGTTCTGCTCGTCATATGGTTGGTCCTGCTCCTGTGCTTGCTGGCATACTTTCCTGCATGGCCGTCTCAGCAGCTGGGAGGAGCTCTGGGCTACCTGGGGTGGAGGGGCCTCTATCAGGGATGGTACCGGCTAACGCCCAGTCAGGGGTCCCCTGGTTTACCCGGAGAGGCCCTCTTCACCGGCAGACTCTGA
- the psme1 gene encoding proteasome activator complex subunit 1, with amino-acid sequence MASPGIQLESKKQVDDFCQNLSKEAEQLLSNFFPEKIEQLQMLLKTSFSCDDLASLKAPLDIPIPDLAKEEAKRKKKEEKEAKEGKKDKDGDKEEEDSGPPCGPICSNERVESLLNEVKPEIQTLKEKLNTVSMWVQLQIPRIEDGNNFGVAVQEKVFELLTNTRTKIEAFQTQISKYYSERGDGVAKASKQPHVGDYRQLVHELDQYQYRELRLVVLDIRNTYAVLFDIINKNYDKIKKPRGDGKALIY; translated from the exons ATGGCTTCTCCGGGTATTCAACTCGAGTCGAAGAAACAG gtgGATGACTTCTGTCAAAACCTTTCCAAGGag gcagagcagctgctgtCCAATTTTTTTCCTGAGAAGATTGAACAGCTGCAGATGCTCCTGAAG ACATCTTTCAGCTGCGATGACCTAGCTTCCCTGAAGGCGCCACTGGACATCCCAATCCCAGACCTGGCCAAAGAGGAGGCCAAGCgcaagaagaaggaggag AAAGAGGCGAAGGAAGGGAAGAAGGACAAAGACGGCgataaagaggaggaggattcAG GGCCTCCTTGTGGTCCCATCTGCAGCAACGAGAGAGTGGAGAGTCTCTTGAATGAGGTCAAACCTGAGATCCAGACTCTGAAGGAGAAGCTCAACACG GTGTCAATGTGGGTGCAGTTGCAGATCCCCAGGATTGAAGATGGCAACAACTTTGGAGTGGCCGTACAG GAGAAAGTATTTGAGCTGCTGACCAACACGCGCACCAAGATCGAAGCATTCCAGACTCAGATTTCAAA GTATTACAGTGAGCGAGGCGACGGTGTGGCCAAGGCCTCCAAGCAACCCCATGTG GGAGACTACAGACAGCTGGTTCACGAGCTGGACCAGTATCAGTACAGAGAGCTTCGCCTGGTGGTCTTGGACATCCGCAACACATAC GCGGTGCTGTTTGACATCATTAACAAGAACTACGACAAGATTAAGAAGCCCAGAGGAGATGGGAAAGCTCTCATCTACTGA